In Bacteroidota bacterium, a single genomic region encodes these proteins:
- a CDS encoding T9SS type A sorting domain-containing protein, which translates to MFKKCALFLFALFLYSSVQAQWVQTNGPEGGKIYAFAADSTAIYAGTNSGIFKSANHGNTWLNITTGINFSYANKGIYSIATTKNHVFVGTSNSGIFYTNDQGSTWTSPSVLNSSSIEALAASGDTVIAVTSSSVFLSSNLGSSWMDITNGLSTSNINSVLINGSTIFVGTYGGGIYFTSNGGSNWSTANIGLGNQNVLSLNKNSSILYACTENGIFSSSNNGASWSLISTGLSGYFNRIAFIGTKLFTCGGNGVFVSSNNGISWTNINPTVFILFPQSLFNWGSNLFLGLGGNGVYLSQNDGTSWMEKNTGLISTEIFSLAGNSSNLYASVPTAGVFHSSTNGSNWSKLNNGLSNLIINKVALNGAMLYACTSSGLYASVNGGSNWTANNLIGQSNISCIAFNGSNIYCGSSSGSGVYYSNNNGVSWVSINNGLSGNDILSIAVIGTTLFAGTASNGVYVSTNNGTNWGPANSGLSGAAVYALEPSGSGMLAGTDYGVFFSSNNGSSWVQWYNSGYSVEAISTMGVNIFIGVIDKVYMSQNSGSTWMPVDTGLPVNSTVRSLTCIGSFIYAGTTEGVWIRPLFELLGTTLVPHVDSIKGTSCYGGQDGYASVSVSGGTAPYTYSWTPSGGNGSSATGLSSGTYTVYMEDSVHAQTLATVFIPQPANLTGTLSLVSSSCIINNGSALLTPSGGTPPYSYLWSSADTTSSINGIGPGIYTVQLGDSNACSTTLPFTIGVVTYPTAAPSICLTTVDSLSEHNLIVWEKDPLITYIDSFRIYRLDASNYNYVASVSYNQLSEYTDVDPTADPQANIRRYKLATVDVCGTVSSLSDFHTTILLTDFQNGIFQYTPYDIQNQSATLVQQYLLQRLDSSTGIWTTINTNPGSVTGTIIAPNYAAYSYSSYRILADLGSYICTPTARASGITTSRSNIKNRALGGIKNDNLSEERVEMFPNPSKESVTILSDLNLHSVQVYDVLGRVAVSKLDADSKEKNTTLDISMLVHGVYTVICKGSDFEVRKKLVVE; encoded by the coding sequence ATGTTTAAAAAATGCGCACTATTTCTTTTTGCCCTTTTTCTTTATTCTTCGGTTCAAGCACAATGGGTTCAAACCAACGGACCGGAAGGAGGGAAAATTTACGCATTTGCGGCCGATAGCACTGCAATTTACGCGGGAACAAATTCAGGAATTTTTAAATCTGCAAACCATGGTAATACCTGGTTGAATATTACCACAGGAATAAATTTCAGCTATGCAAACAAAGGAATTTATTCAATTGCAACAACTAAAAACCATGTATTTGTAGGCACTTCAAATAGTGGAATTTTTTATACAAATGACCAAGGTTCAACATGGACTTCGCCGAGTGTGTTAAACTCATCCTCCATTGAAGCATTGGCAGCTAGCGGTGACACTGTTATTGCTGTAACATCAAGCAGTGTTTTTTTATCTTCCAATCTTGGGAGTTCTTGGATGGATATAACTAACGGGCTATCTACTTCCAATATTAACTCCGTGCTAATTAATGGATCAACCATTTTTGTTGGCACCTACGGGGGAGGTATTTATTTCACCTCTAACGGCGGCTCCAACTGGTCAACAGCAAATATAGGTTTGGGAAATCAAAATGTTCTGTCACTAAATAAAAACAGTTCCATCCTATATGCATGTACCGAAAATGGAATTTTTTCATCAAGTAATAATGGAGCATCATGGAGTTTAATAAGCACAGGCTTGTCAGGCTATTTTAATCGCATTGCATTTATCGGCACAAAGTTATTTACTTGCGGTGGCAATGGAGTATTTGTATCAAGTAACAATGGAATTAGTTGGACAAATATAAATCCAACTGTCTTCATCCTCTTTCCACAATCACTCTTTAATTGGGGTAGTAATTTATTTTTAGGATTGGGTGGAAATGGAGTTTATTTATCTCAAAATGATGGAACGAGTTGGATGGAAAAAAACACCGGATTAATCTCCACAGAAATATTCAGTTTGGCCGGCAACTCATCCAACCTCTATGCCAGTGTTCCAACAGCAGGAGTTTTTCACTCCAGCACAAATGGAAGTAATTGGTCTAAGCTAAATAATGGTCTCTCCAACTTAATAATTAATAAAGTCGCGCTGAATGGGGCAATGCTTTATGCATGTACTTCAAGTGGCTTGTATGCTTCCGTAAATGGTGGTAGCAACTGGACAGCAAACAATCTAATTGGGCAATCAAATATCAGTTGCATTGCTTTTAACGGTTCTAATATTTATTGTGGCTCATCTTCAGGCTCAGGTGTTTATTATTCGAACAACAACGGGGTGAGTTGGGTAAGCATTAATAATGGATTGAGCGGTAATGATATTCTTTCCATTGCAGTTATTGGGACTACACTCTTTGCAGGTACTGCTTCAAATGGTGTTTACGTTTCTACTAACAATGGCACAAATTGGGGGCCAGCGAATTCGGGCCTTTCAGGCGCAGCAGTTTACGCACTTGAACCTAGTGGAAGCGGCATGCTTGCCGGTACAGATTATGGTGTATTTTTTTCCTCAAACAATGGCTCCTCCTGGGTGCAGTGGTACAATTCGGGATACAGTGTTGAAGCTATTTCGACAATGGGTGTCAATATCTTTATCGGAGTTATTGATAAAGTGTATATGTCGCAAAATAGTGGCTCCACATGGATGCCTGTTGATACCGGATTACCAGTGAATTCAACTGTTAGGTCATTAACTTGTATTGGTAGTTTTATTTATGCAGGAACTACTGAAGGGGTTTGGATTAGGCCTCTATTTGAACTATTAGGAACAACCTTGGTTCCTCATGTGGATTCGATAAAAGGAACAAGTTGTTATGGAGGGCAGGATGGATATGCTTCCGTTTCGGTAAGTGGAGGAACTGCGCCTTATACTTATTCTTGGACACCTTCCGGTGGTAATGGATCTTCGGCAACTGGTCTTTCGTCAGGCACTTATACAGTTTACATGGAAGATTCGGTTCATGCGCAAACGTTAGCTACTGTATTCATTCCACAGCCTGCGAATTTAACGGGAACCCTATCATTAGTTTCTTCCAGCTGTATAATTAACAATGGTAGTGCATTGCTTACACCAAGCGGTGGTACACCTCCTTATTCTTATCTTTGGTCAAGTGCTGATACTACTTCAAGTATCAACGGAATTGGTCCCGGTATTTACACGGTGCAATTAGGAGATTCAAACGCTTGTTCTACAACATTGCCTTTTACAATTGGAGTGGTGACTTACCCAACAGCTGCGCCTTCTATTTGTTTAACAACAGTGGATTCGCTTTCAGAACACAATTTAATTGTTTGGGAAAAAGATCCGCTTATTACTTATATCGATAGTTTTAGAATATATAGATTGGATGCAAGCAATTACAATTATGTGGCTTCGGTTAGTTATAATCAGTTGAGCGAATATACTGATGTGGATCCCACAGCTGACCCACAAGCAAATATTCGCAGATACAAATTGGCAACTGTGGATGTATGCGGCACTGTAAGTAGCTTGAGCGATTTTCATACTACCATTTTGTTAACCGATTTTCAAAACGGGATTTTTCAGTATACCCCTTACGATATTCAAAATCAATCTGCCACTTTGGTGCAACAGTATTTGTTGCAGCGTTTGGATAGTTCCACAGGAATTTGGACAACCATAAATACAAATCCCGGAAGTGTAACCGGAACAATTATTGCTCCGAATTATGCAGCATATTCCTATTCGAGTTATAGGATTTTAGCTGATTTAGGAAGTTATATCTGCACGCCAACTGCTCGTGCAAGTGGAATTACCACTTCCAGAAGTAACATTAAAAACCGAGCGCTTGGTGGAATTAAAAATGATAATTTAAGTGAAGAAAGGGTTGAAATGTTTCCGAATCCTTCCAAAGAAAGCGTTACTATTTTATCAGATTTAAATTTACATAGCGTTCAGGTGTATGATGTTTTAGGCAGAGTTGCAGTTAGTAAACTTGATGCTGATAGCAAAGAAAAAAACACTACACTTGATATTAGCATGCTTGTACACGGTGTTTATACGGTGATTTGCAAAGGGAGTGATTTTGAAGTAAGGAAGAAGTTGGTGGTGGAGTGA
- a CDS encoding T9SS type A sorting domain-containing protein: protein MKKIITTGLCCFAFSLLTLAQIPSYVPTSGLVGWWPFNGNANDQSGNGLNGVVTAATLAADRNNVPNAAYYFNGVNGTKIQVADNSLMHSGNYTVSAWEYVTDPTIYNNIISKRIVSTSSNSYILYEPTKTSCTLCNLPYQPFEVASSIGGTQRKTYLTYNTLDSVMNNTWNMITGSYDGSTLKFYINGQLVRSLAITGPVNYSTDPLYFGTTGSTGQNFKGNIDDIGIWNRALSASEIMGLYTAITDVTALPGNSSDFLVFPNPAKDKISITTNANMLGQGYSIYDQTGNVVVKGKLNAEVTDISLSTFAAGNYTIQLENFRSKLFTVVK from the coding sequence ATGAAAAAAATAATTACTACCGGATTATGCTGTTTTGCATTTAGCTTATTGACACTAGCTCAGATACCATCCTACGTCCCAACTTCTGGTTTAGTTGGCTGGTGGCCTTTTAATGGTAATGCAAACGATCAAAGTGGAAATGGGTTGAATGGTGTAGTAACTGCTGCAACATTAGCCGCTGATAGAAATAATGTGCCCAATGCAGCTTATTATTTTAATGGTGTGAATGGGACTAAAATTCAAGTGGCTGATAATAGTTTAATGCACAGTGGAAATTATACTGTATCGGCATGGGAATATGTTACAGACCCAACCATTTATAACAACATTATATCCAAACGAATTGTTTCCACAAGCTCCAATTCATACATTTTGTATGAACCAACCAAAACAAGCTGCACCTTATGCAACCTGCCCTACCAGCCTTTTGAAGTTGCGTCTTCAATAGGTGGCACACAGCGCAAAACCTATTTAACTTACAATACCCTTGATTCAGTAATGAACAATACCTGGAACATGATTACCGGTTCTTATGACGGCAGCACTTTGAAGTTTTATATTAATGGGCAATTAGTAAGAAGCCTAGCAATTACCGGTCCTGTAAACTATAGCACCGATCCCCTCTATTTTGGAACTACCGGAAGCACAGGTCAAAACTTTAAAGGAAATATTGATGATATAGGTATTTGGAACAGAGCATTGAGTGCATCAGAAATTATGGGCTTGTACACTGCAATCACCGATGTGACTGCGCTACCTGGTAATAGTTCTGATTTTCTTGTATTTCCCAATCCGGCAAAAGATAAAATTAGCATAACCACAAATGCTAATATGCTTGGCCAAGGTTATTCCATCTATGACCAAACCGGAAATGTAGTAGTAAAAGGAAAGTTGAATGCTGAGGTAACTGACATCAGTCTCTCAACGTTTGCCGCCGGGAATTATACAATTCAATTGGAAAACTTTAGGAGTAAATTATTTACGGTGGTAAAATAA
- a CDS encoding T9SS type A sorting domain-containing protein yields MKKLIWITFIICFSKIVSAQYCTANLGGASCPSASVTISNVTLSNTTLNNSTSTCNYVNGSNISTFPESGGTTATLNRGVGYNLSVTAVNGGPNVSAWIDFNQDDMFSSSEWFEVGTIGSAISSKQISIPFTALTGKTGMRIRTNSAGFPNGAGDACSNFVFGETEDYTVTIASLPCTANPLNAGFTVASQSTICNNLPFTLSLQGNTSTIGILYEWQSSSDSSVWNPLILGSVASITTSQTISTFYRCILHCSADADTSIAIKVQSQLSNCYCVANLGGTSCASASLAISNVSISNTTLNNSHSICTSFNGNYISVFPEIGNTTCTLNKGLIYTLSVSTINGGPINSVWIDYNQDGVFAASEWLQVGAPGFAVSTVQFSIPPAALTGKTGMRIRSNSNGSLNGATDACTQFIYGETEDYIITIAPPLTCNVALNAGSAISSTLNACSNSSFELSLQGNTNTSDIQYQWQSSPDSINWTSLIGAVSDSIQVSQNASTYYRCLLFCFSSSDTSDVVKVNLKSIGCYCTSNLGGSDCINSYHDIGNVTIVNTSLNNSNNVCTTINSSYLSVFADTGNSTAVLNRGVFYKFSVSGGHAGASIKSLWIDFNQDNIFSSLEWFQINNDNLSPATVQIRIPMNAVLGKTGMRIRSRALGDTNGAADACTNFNSGETEDYIITIGPAIVCINAVSAGTTASSQTSACANVPFTLSLQGSMPSSGLFYQWQSSSDSALWTSIIGANSDTLITSLLSSTYYRCIVYCNSDADTSIAIKVSLKPSGCYCVQNLGGGACPAVYYISQVSIAGTTLNNFDSNCTFFNGSQLSTFPPSGNTTATLYQSISYDLTVAPYIGNAWAPTWMGVWIDYNQDNIYSTNEWNPICTTSCQSAKTIQITIPANAIPGKTGMRIRSRGALFTSSDACTMLPSGETEDYEITIGVSSPCSGIPAAGTAISNPPLACLNTPIVLTLANHTPAVGLNYRWQSSADSLLWQDIPGATKRYYSTNQSIRTYYRCIASCSNGGAVDTSLACVVNMNLYLNCYCPSFAERSIYGDIGSFSFGQLQNGIATPVLSNTTAVNTYTNFYSLPLDTFEQGISYPIAIHQITNGLPFYQSLAEVFLDLNHDGIFSDYDELIYSGTTVSAAVNFISSNCLLPYNCKLGITGLRIILRDGISGNQPSCGGYTWGETEDYLVYVTRGSAFAGTNQTSCYPNPVQLNAGELGDANGIWTIVSGMGGSFSDSSSASSTFSGNAESNYVLKWTQYDSTNAYLSDDEMEVKIYAYPNAVISYSGVPFNCSGDTLTLHANHASNYSYQWQLNNSPIVGATDSLYNISQSDSIMNYSVIITNANTCIDTSELVLVNPSPVSIPICVVTVDSLSKFNVIAWEKNVPQFSSDTFCVYRDTANNNYALIGVVPYDSMSLFVDTLRHLYQANGDPNASTWRYKIAVKDVCGNMGPASPYHQSIFFQDNNNGNFNWSEYKIEGQAVPISQLTNYKFYRDNLSDGNWVLIQTLSASSTNYNDMNYAAYPNGSWKVEGVWNTECNPTARTAAGITTSRSNIKNKNIVGTPVTKAIEATFHLLPNPAKDAVTIMYPEYIKLTSILVYDYLGRVILTLQSTNMKEGCSIINVGNLNAGVYTVVCKGNELEVRKKLVVE; encoded by the coding sequence ATGAAAAAATTAATATGGATTACTTTTATAATCTGTTTCTCAAAAATTGTTTCGGCACAATATTGCACGGCCAATTTAGGAGGGGCAAGTTGTCCTTCGGCGTCGGTTACCATAAGTAATGTAACGCTTTCTAACACTACACTAAACAATTCTACAAGTACTTGCAATTATGTGAATGGCAGCAACATTAGTACATTTCCAGAATCAGGTGGTACCACAGCTACGCTAAATAGAGGTGTTGGCTACAATCTATCGGTAACTGCAGTAAATGGGGGACCTAATGTTTCTGCATGGATTGACTTTAATCAAGATGACATGTTCTCGAGTTCAGAATGGTTTGAGGTGGGTACTATTGGATCTGCAATATCATCCAAACAAATTAGCATTCCATTTACCGCTTTGACAGGAAAAACCGGAATGCGCATTCGAACAAATTCGGCTGGTTTTCCAAATGGTGCTGGCGATGCATGCAGTAATTTTGTTTTTGGCGAAACTGAAGATTATACTGTTACCATTGCATCATTACCTTGCACTGCAAATCCCCTCAATGCCGGCTTCACAGTGGCAAGTCAGAGCACCATTTGCAATAATTTACCATTTACGTTGAGCCTACAAGGAAATACATCAACAATTGGAATACTGTATGAATGGCAATCCTCATCAGATAGCAGTGTGTGGAATCCTTTAATTTTAGGAAGTGTAGCAAGCATTACCACTTCTCAAACTATAAGCACTTTTTACCGTTGCATTTTACATTGTAGTGCTGACGCTGATACTTCAATAGCGATTAAAGTGCAATCTCAATTGAGTAACTGCTATTGTGTTGCCAATTTAGGAGGAACATCTTGCGCTAGTGCTAGTTTAGCTATTAGCAATGTAAGTATTTCTAATACCACCCTTAACAATTCACACTCTATATGTACTAGTTTTAACGGGAATTACATTTCGGTTTTTCCGGAAATTGGAAATACAACATGCACCTTAAACAAAGGGTTGATTTATACTTTATCGGTTTCGACAATAAATGGAGGACCAATTAATTCGGTTTGGATTGACTACAATCAAGATGGAGTATTTGCTGCTTCTGAATGGCTTCAAGTGGGAGCACCCGGCTTTGCAGTTTCTACTGTGCAATTTTCGATTCCACCTGCTGCATTGACAGGAAAAACCGGTATGAGAATTAGAAGTAATTCAAATGGGTCACTCAACGGTGCAACAGATGCATGTACTCAATTTATTTACGGTGAAACCGAAGATTATATTATTACCATTGCTCCTCCCTTAACGTGCAATGTTGCACTAAATGCCGGCTCCGCAATTTCTTCAACTTTAAACGCATGCAGCAACAGTTCATTCGAATTGAGCTTGCAAGGAAATACTAACACGAGTGATATTCAGTATCAATGGCAATCTTCGCCGGATAGTATTAATTGGACTTCACTGATTGGCGCTGTTTCAGATAGTATTCAAGTTTCACAAAATGCAAGCACTTATTACCGTTGTTTACTATTTTGCTTTTCCAGCAGCGACACTTCTGACGTAGTAAAAGTAAATTTAAAGTCAATAGGTTGTTATTGTACATCAAATCTTGGGGGCTCCGATTGCATTAATTCCTACCACGATATTGGTAATGTTACAATTGTGAATACCAGTTTAAATAATTCAAATAATGTATGTACTACAATTAATTCGAGTTACCTATCTGTTTTTGCAGATACCGGAAATTCAACCGCGGTCTTAAACAGAGGTGTTTTTTATAAATTTAGTGTTTCCGGCGGTCATGCAGGAGCTTCGATAAAATCACTTTGGATTGATTTTAATCAAGACAATATATTTTCTTCACTTGAATGGTTTCAGATTAACAACGACAATCTTTCTCCAGCAACCGTTCAAATAAGAATACCCATGAATGCTGTCTTGGGTAAAACCGGAATGAGAATAAGATCAAGAGCATTAGGCGATACAAACGGAGCAGCGGATGCCTGTACCAATTTTAACTCGGGAGAAACGGAAGATTATATAATTACAATTGGGCCAGCTATAGTGTGTATTAATGCGGTTAGTGCCGGCACTACTGCTTCAAGCCAAACTTCTGCCTGCGCTAATGTGCCATTTACCTTGAGTTTGCAAGGCAGCATGCCCTCCAGCGGATTATTTTATCAATGGCAATCTTCAAGTGATAGTGCTTTATGGACATCAATTATTGGAGCCAATTCAGACACTTTAATTACCTCTTTATTGAGCTCAACATATTACCGTTGCATTGTTTATTGCAATTCAGATGCGGATACTTCAATAGCCATCAAGGTTAGCTTGAAACCTTCAGGTTGTTATTGTGTACAAAATTTAGGAGGAGGCGCATGCCCCGCAGTTTATTACATCAGTCAGGTTTCGATAGCTGGTACCACTTTAAACAATTTTGATAGCAACTGTACTTTTTTTAATGGTAGCCAGCTATCTACTTTTCCACCTAGCGGCAACACTACTGCTACTTTGTATCAAAGCATCTCTTATGATTTAACTGTTGCACCATATATTGGTAATGCTTGGGCGCCCACCTGGATGGGTGTTTGGATTGATTATAATCAAGACAATATTTATAGTACTAATGAATGGAATCCAATATGCACCACAAGTTGTCAGAGCGCCAAAACAATACAAATTACTATTCCAGCAAATGCAATTCCCGGTAAAACAGGCATGAGAATTCGTAGCAGAGGTGCATTATTTACTTCATCAGATGCCTGCACTATGCTTCCATCAGGCGAAACAGAGGATTATGAAATTACCATTGGTGTCAGTTCACCTTGCAGCGGAATACCGGCTGCCGGAACAGCAATTAGCAATCCCCCATTGGCTTGTTTAAATACCCCAATTGTGTTAACACTTGCAAATCACACACCCGCTGTAGGCTTAAACTACCGCTGGCAAAGCTCAGCCGACAGCCTATTGTGGCAAGATATACCCGGAGCCACAAAGCGTTATTATTCAACAAACCAAAGTATACGCACCTACTATCGCTGTATTGCAAGCTGCTCAAATGGCGGGGCAGTGGATACCTCTTTGGCCTGTGTTGTGAATATGAATTTATATCTTAATTGTTATTGTCCATCTTTTGCAGAAAGATCAATTTATGGAGATATTGGAAGTTTTAGTTTCGGTCAACTTCAAAATGGAATTGCAACTCCTGTGCTTTCTAACACCACTGCAGTAAATACCTATACAAATTTTTATTCTTTACCACTTGATACATTTGAGCAAGGTATTTCTTATCCCATAGCCATACATCAAATTACAAATGGACTTCCTTTTTATCAGAGTTTAGCAGAGGTATTTTTAGATTTAAATCACGATGGAATTTTCAGTGATTATGATGAATTAATTTATTCAGGTACTACTGTTTCTGCAGCTGTAAACTTTATATCGAGCAATTGTTTACTTCCTTACAATTGCAAATTAGGAATTACCGGATTGCGCATTATTTTAAGAGACGGTATATCTGGTAATCAACCATCCTGCGGCGGGTATACCTGGGGCGAAACAGAAGATTATTTAGTTTATGTGACACGTGGATCTGCCTTTGCGGGAACCAACCAAACTAGTTGTTATCCAAATCCTGTTCAATTGAACGCAGGCGAATTAGGAGATGCTAATGGAATCTGGACCATAGTTTCAGGCATGGGAGGAAGCTTTAGTGATAGCAGTAGTGCTAGTTCTACCTTTTCAGGAAATGCTGAATCCAATTACGTTTTAAAATGGACGCAATACGATTCTACGAACGCCTATCTTTCGGATGATGAAATGGAAGTAAAAATTTATGCCTATCCGAATGCAGTTATAAGTTATAGCGGAGTTCCATTTAATTGTAGTGGTGATACGCTTACACTTCATGCTAATCATGCTTCCAATTATTCTTATCAATGGCAATTAAACAATTCACCAATTGTAGGTGCTACTGATTCGCTTTATAATATATCACAATCAGATAGCATAATGAATTACAGTGTTATCATTACCAATGCTAATACGTGCATCGATACAAGCGAACTAGTGTTAGTGAATCCATCTCCTGTATCGATACCGATTTGTGTAGTTACTGTTGATTCGCTTTCGAAATTTAATGTGATTGCATGGGAAAAAAATGTACCCCAGTTTTCAAGCGATACATTTTGTGTTTATAGAGATACTGCCAATAATAATTATGCTTTGATTGGTGTTGTTCCTTATGACTCAATGAGTTTATTTGTGGACACACTGCGCCATCTCTATCAAGCTAACGGAGATCCCAATGCGAGCACTTGGCGCTATAAAATAGCCGTAAAAGATGTGTGTGGCAATATGGGACCAGCATCTCCTTATCATCAAAGCATCTTTTTTCAAGACAATAATAATGGAAATTTTAACTGGAGTGAATATAAGATTGAAGGCCAAGCAGTGCCCATTTCACAATTAACGAATTATAAATTTTACCGCGATAATTTAAGCGATGGCAATTGGGTTTTGATTCAAACATTAAGTGCTTCCTCTACCAATTATAATGATATGAATTATGCGGCTTATCCGAATGGAAGCTGGAAAGTAGAAGGGGTTTGGAATACTGAATGCAACCCAACCGCTCGAACCGCTGCTGGGATTACAACCTCAAGAAGTAATATTAAAAATAAAAATATAGTAGGAACACCAGTTACAAAAGCAATTGAAGCTACTTTTCATTTGCTTCCTAATCCAGCTAAAGATGCTGTAACTATAATGTATCCGGAATATATTAAATTAACTTCTATACTCGTGTATGATTATTTAGGGAGGGTCATTTTAACCCTTCAAAGCACTAACATGAAAGAAGGTTGTTCAATAATTAATGTTGGCAATTTAAATGCAGGTGTTTACACAGTTGTTTGCAAAGGAAATGAGCTTGAAGTGCGGAAGAAGCTGGTGGTGGAGTGA